Part of the Debaryomyces hansenii CBS767 chromosome C complete sequence genome is shown below.
atacaaatgtTGCTCCTggttttaataattctagCAGCAACCGTGGCGAGAGCATAACAAACAATACCAAAGCGATAAACAATGCTAATATGTCCAATAATACTACCAATTCATCCTTTTCAGCACCATCAAATAAAAACGCACAAGCATCTAAGCTTAATTCTGATTCACATGAGCACGCCGATAATGAGCCAGGCAACCAAACATACAGTTCATTGGACCCAGCAAGCAGTCCTAACACTCCTGATTTGAATGGTCCAAGATCATTAAGTTCACAATTAAATCAAGCAACACAACCAACATTTGGTGCTTCAATCGAAAATGTAATTCAATTTGCAGGCATTGATAATGTTCCATTGGTAGTCAAAAAATGTATTGAAGTAATCGAGAATTACGGCATGGACATCGAGGGGATATATAGAAAGAGTGGTAATGTTACTACAGTccaaaatttgaaagattctattgatcaaaaatttactaattatttgttgatagGTAATAATATCGATCCAAATAATGTATTGGATGCTGACATATATTGCATtgcatcattattaaagtGTTATTTTACTAGTTTGCCAGAGCCATTATTGACtaaagaatattatcaGTCGTTTATTGAAACGGTCAAATCCTTGGATGAAACCTATATCGCCAAAAAATTACATCATTTAGTTTTCAATTTACCTGATGGTGCTTATTTTACATTAAGAGCTTTGATATTCCATTTAAATAAAGTTGCAGCTGATGAAGCTCCAAATAGAATGACAACCAAGAGTTTAGCCATAATATGGGGACCGGCATTGTTGAATGATAATTCAATGAGCCCTCAAGATTTAAGTTATAAAAGTAAAGTTATTGAAGAGTTGATGCTTATTgctaatgaaatttttgataccGATGATTAATGCATTTCTATCACTGTTAGtttgtatttataatattttgaaatattattgtttttgTCTTGTTTGtgattaaatatattcctaattttatatactaATACATTAAGTAAGGAACATTTTGCTTCTGTTTGTTATCCTCACCAGCACTATTATTACCAGTATTCTTGTTAGCATTACTGGAAATATCATTACCAGGACTCTGGTAATTATCTCTTACATGCCTGTCATTGTTCCTATTCGTTGAGAAGTTAAACCTAGGTGGTTTCGTGACTTTATGACTTGTGTTAAGGTTCTTAACTTTGAAGTTGTTTTTGTAtgctaattctttttctgcATCCTGTCTCTTTATTTCCTCcaattctaattctttttggcgtttttcttcttctagtTGTTTTgcatattcttcatcacttATACCTAATAGTATTCTTTTTgtattctttaattcatcctttaattctttatgGAATTCTGGCGAGTCTATTATTTTCTCTTGAATATCTTTATCCACTATACTCAATAAGCTATTATCGTTTTTGGAATTTACTGTTTTTTGTTGCATATGATCATTTATAATACCACCCTGTATCAATGCTCCCATTTTACCCttattcttcattagtATTGAGGGGTCattttttatcttatttTCGAccattaatttcaatttcaatagcaAATTCGAATGAGTTTCTGACTTTTTAAAATCCTCTAATAATAGCTTTCTACGTTGATCGAACGACCCGTTCTTCTTATAAACCGCTGTAAGCTGCTTTGGATCATTTATTTCTGTTATACTTGGGGTATTAGATGAATTACCATCTGCATTTTCTGTCATTTTGATTAGTTATgttttaatataatttatttagCATacaattttctaattcttctaaatcGCGAtaacaaaataaaaagattaTACCATTAACTATTATACAACTTAATACCCGAGCGAATAGAACATTACAAGTATAAGACATATTATGACCGAAGAGACTAGGTCAGAAGTATTAGATTTTGGTGGTGCAAactcttcaatttctaaaaCCCCGACTTCATCTCATTTATCTAATAACCACTCGAGACATGAGTCTAGTCTTCgaaatgataataaacGAAAGAAGCCGAATATAAAACAGGTTAACAAATCACATTTGTCAGCTCAAAAAGAAAAGGTTAAGATACTAGTACATCAGGTCATAGACTTGATTTTACAAGAATCAAAGCTCGAATACAGCTTCGATATATACTACAGAGGTGTTGAATCCTTGTGCAGATTCAAGCATATTGAGCAATCAATATTGGCAgatcatttgaaattaaaattggaaGACCATTTCCATTATCATATAAAGCCTGATATTACAAGGATCTTAGAGGATAATCTGTTAACATTAAGTGAATCAATAACGAAATACTTGgaaatatatgaaaaatggaaacaTAAGCTTCAGTTGTTGAGTAAgttgtttctttatttggATCGGTGTTATTTAATGCAACAtccttcaagaaaaatgatcTTAGAACTCGGGATGACGTTGTTTGTTGAGGGGCTCCTAGcggataataatgaaggcACTAATAGATTAGCTGATATCACTCTTCGCAAGCATATACAATTGTTAAAAAAGGTTGGcgaatttgaagatatcaGAGATTTAAAACTTGCTAAACATCTATCAACGGTATTagtgaaattgaatttcaatCACCAAATAAGGCTACATACCGATCTTATAAATCTGATAATATCGcattataattcattaaaagaCTTGTGGATTGAAAAGCCTGAAACATACATACATATAGCTTTAACAAAGATATCAAGGGAAATGACCTTTTTTAAGGATTGTGGTTACGAGAGAGAGTTTTTGATAGAATTTTTACTGAAACTCAAGTGgattctaatttttcaaaatttcaatacaATGATTAGGAGCTGTATACCCTTCATGGTACatgataaaaatttgaagcAGTTTGAAATCATATATGATTATTGTGGGAGATCCTTAGACGAATATCAACTAGATGCAATgtcaatttttgtttatgaATGGGGTCAGCATATAATACACTCAATTAAGGAGATAATCGATAGTAATAAGTCAAACCTGAAAAAGATAATTCCATTATTAGTTGAATCcaatttgaaatacaaAAGCATTGCTGGTGACAAATTTAACaagaatgaattatttgaatttgaagtcAGAAAGTCCTTTACGAAATCGTTCAATGAGAAGAAGATTAatactttaataatattccaGTTATGTAAGTATTGTGAttcattcttcaagaatattaataaaaaatcGAACAAGGATGAAAGTATAAATTTATCCTTCAATGAATTTCAACAACATGTATTGATTATCTTTAAGGCtctaaataataaaaatgacTTCATTTCTCATTACAAGAAGGAGTTGTCGAAGAGATTACTTTTAGGAAAATCCCCGAGTTATAGTTTAGAAAGGAAGTTAGTAGAATCATTCTTGAAGCTTATTGGTGAAGGAGAAGAAACTGTTGGTTTGCAAATAATGTTTAAAGATCTAGAGTTgtcaaaagaaaaatattctctGATGACTTTGGATGACAGCACTGTTGATTTTACTGCTTTAGTCTTAGAACAAAAGCATTGGCCTGAAATGCCTAAATTGGACTCAGATATTATTCTACTGCCTCAGCTTACAACCATACTTGATAGTTTTACTGCGTTGTATCACAATTCGGacgaaaaattaaaaaaccGTACTCTTGATTGGAGTCATTATCCTTTGCATCAATTAACCATCAAAGCGAACTTTGATAATGGCGAAAAGGAATTAGACGTAAATTTGTTACAGGCAATTGtcattttattattcaatgacAAGAACAGCTATACTTACGACGAAATATTTGCACTTTCGAATATAAGTGAtaagttattgaaaaaggTACTAGGGTCATTATCGTCTGATAAATACAGAATATTACTTAAGGATAATGCAACGTActcattcaattcaaaatttacGGATAAAgcaacaaaaataaaaattacTCTTTCAAAAGATAGAGAAATATCAACTGGCTTGTTTGATAGCGACGCAACAAAGGCGcttgaaagaaatagaagTGTTGAATTTAGAAGCGCCTTAGTTCGGGTGATGAAAAGTGCCAAACGAATCTCGTATCTAGATTTATTGACCCAAACCCTACCATTAGTAGAAAAAAACGGGCCATGTACCATAGCAGACCTTAAGTCCAATCTTGAGTACTTAATAGAGAATGAATTCGTTAAAAGAGAACTTGACGGTCAATCACTTTCTTATATACCCTAATACACTTACATGAATGTAAATATTACTCTAgtgtttattatttcaatgaaatcCAACtatgtaaataaataatatagcACATAATTCCATATAACTAAGTATGCATAATTAGACAGGAACTTCTTCTGGATCTGGATTGTAAATCCAGTGTTGACCAAAGTATGGAATTTTAGAGTAGAAAGTATCCTTGAATAATGGGATACCTTCTGTGAAAGTGGCAACACCTGCAGCAGCAGCACCTCCCCAAAGGATCAAGTTAGGTGTGTATTGCTTAATAAGTGGCAAGTTTAAACCAGCAAAGGTTTTAACTGTCTTGTAAGCTGGAGCTCTAATGTACTTAATTTTTCACGTTAGTAAATTTCATCTTAATACGCTTCGAAACGAATCATCTCCCAAATGCTTAAGTCCTTctaataatcaataatactTACAGaaaccatttttcaatatttattaaagataaCTGTAGTTAGTTGGAGCAGAATGTTTTATTATATCAATTGTAGTGGATTAATTTAATTGGAATTCGATTGGCTGAAAAATAGCACGTGATTTGTTTTATAGAATGAAGTATACGATGCCTACCTACCAAAGAACGAATCGTTCACAGAGCAGATAGCCCAAGATATCTAAAGCTTCTATGGCCAGAGATTCGTCTACAGTAGCTAGTGGTAtacaataatttaaatttttgactataaaatatgaatatatagCCATCacaaatgatgatgaaatatacCTTAATTAACGTAGGCAGTTAAAGCAATAGTAGCTTCGTCGAAAGGTCTCTATCATTTCAATTATGAACCACATTCAACCAGATATATGTACTATTGAAGCAAGAAATCACGATGgtaaaaataagaataaaaaaCAATGCATGTGTACTAAGAAGATTTCCGGCACGACTGTACTCTTAGACTCGTGGGCTCTTAACAAGCATCAGGCTGGGCGAGGATATAGTCGACGGTCTGACCAACAGTCTTTAATGTGTCGGCTTCGTGATCTGGGATTTGGATGTTAAATTCGTGTTCCACTTCCATGACCACTTCGACAACGTCTAACGAGTCCAAACCCAAGTCTTGTACAAACGCACTTTCTTCAGTGATTTCCTTAGCGCTATCGACCTTATCGTATCcttctaataattccaCGATTCTCTCTTTGGCAAGATCTCTAGATAAAGCTGGGAACCCAGCGTAGAAACGAACAAATGATGGTTTTGTTATGGAAATTGCTGCAGGTGCAATTGGCTGTCTAACTAATGGTGTTCTAAGGCTTCTGAATAAAGTAGATCTAAACATAATGTATCTAATGTGTTTGATTTGTAGTGTTTAATAGTCTGTTTAGTAAAATTAATCAGTTTTAAGTGGTTGTTGAAGTTTTGAACATCGCTAACAAAAGCGCACGACCTTTTTATTCTGcgattaatttttcaatgcCGGGACTTAAATCAGCACACTATCGACATTAGAGTAGACAAACGGCACCAAATAACGGAATGATTAGATCATTGGtaaatatttacaagacTCCAATCAAGTCTGTATCCACCTTCAGCAGAGTAGCACCTGTTACGTCTTATTTGGCGTCTATCAGAAGTAATATTCCTATAAATAACCAGTTCAGTCTTTTGAACCAACAAAAAAGATATGCCACGTTAAACCAAATAAAGAGTGGTAGACATGGAAAACCTGTCAAGCCATACGTTTCCAAAGCACCACATTTGGATACAAACCCATTTAAAAAAGGGGTTGTTTTGCGTGTTATGATTGTGAAGCCAAAGAAACCAAATTCAGCACAAAGAAAGTGTTGTCGTGTAAGATTATCAAACGGTAACGTTATTTCGTGTTTAATTCCAGGAGAAGGACATAATTTACAAGAGCATCATGTTGTGTTAGTGAGAGGAGGAAGAGTGCAAGATTTGCCAGGTGTGAAATATCGTTTGGTGAGAGGAGCATTTGATTTAGCAGGTGTGGCTAACAGAACTACGTCGAGATCAAAATACGGTGTTAAGAAGCCCAAGGATAGTTAGGTAATAAAGGTGCTGTACAaagtatatattttgataagtctgtaaatatttaataaactAAATTCGGTAAATTTATTGGTTTCTGTTGCACAAAACAAGTGTGAACAAATCGTTACTGATTATACATAAAAGTCTAGTATGTTATCTTCAAGGCTCAAACCCTGGTTGAGTCGAATCTTCTACCACTGGCTGTCTTTCTGTTTTCAATCGCTTTACCGTCATCGTCGATATTTTCTGGCTTAGCTCTGTTTAAGACCTTCAAGAATTCTTTAACTCTAAATCTCATTCTCGAATGCATGTACGCTTTAGAACATTTaatatgataatgaaagtAGTTTCTGAAGAACTGAATATGAGAAATACAATTATCTCTTCTGTCCCCTTTAATTAAATGTCTAGgaaataaaacaaatgTAACGTAACCCTTGTTATCATCGTCATAATTCTTAACCACACGTTGAATATCCAACGGAGGTACCTTGTGGGAATATAATACTTGTGGGGCATTTTGAACTGATCTTTTTCTTGCATCGACGAATTCTTGGAGGAAAACTTTACCGAAGATTTTATCTGTTTCATCTTTGAAAATAGTAGAGAAAATTACGGTAACTCTGTCGAAGGAAGGCTTGATGTAAATGCTCTCATCTGAACCACGATAATTAATAGTTAACACCTGttcattctttaattcaCTTTGAATCTCCTCGGCATACGTGTTACTGCTAGCGTATGTTTCACTTAACTCGTCATATCTGCTAAAGGCTTGTTCGAATGGGGCAGCCATGCAATgtcttttcaaaaatgataaatcttcaatcaattgattcttAAATTCATCGTCTTTACTACTTAATTGACTCAAATCTAAAACCATTGAGTAATTATAATTAGACTCGATATCTTTGCTCGGTAAAGTGGTCAAAGGTCCTTCGTATTTGGAATACTTGTTTCCCAAGTAGGCTTCGACCCCATAATTAACCAAATCACTCCAGCACTTTAAGTATACAGAAATAAGGATCAATTCTCTATTATCTGGTAATGTCGAAATATGGTACGTAGTAAAATCAAAATCGGAAACAATTCTATCTAAAGATTTCAAAGGAGCATCCGGACTAGGAAATATTCTATCCGTCAAagtattttgaatcaataaGTTATTATGTTCTATTTGTAACATTATAATTGTCTTTGAAGATGTTATTTCTGTTCTAAAGTATCCTTTATTGATCAAGGGTTAACTCGATTTCATTCAGAATAAAAATGTCGCGCGACATGTCTGTATAATATAGAGAATACCTATGGCTACGAGATACACTTCATTAGTAGGCTAACAATTCTACAAACTACTAATTAGGGATGTCTCGATAGTGTATTTCGATATAGTATAATTTATACATACATAACACAATTAATAAAGGTGTATAACAATACATAACTACAAAGTTATAAGAAATGAAGCAGAAACCTCTTTAAGTTCGTCAAAGATATAAGAACCTTTGAATGTAAACCCAATTCTTCAAGGATAGCAGATGTAATTAcaatataaaatctttGTTTGTGTTCTTGTTTTTACTaatagttaataaattaacaTAGTGgaaaatataatacaaatatgTTTCGATAATAAATTCTATTGAACATCATTAAATCACAATTATCGATTAACGCTGTTTCTATTGGAATTCATTAGCCCGCCTCTATGCAACGCAGGAGCTTGAACCTTTCCTTTCAATAGAGAGCGGACACTCTCTTTTGGAGGTTTGGCAGTGGTAGTTGAGGAATTAACACTATTGGATCTGCTTAAGttctttttgttcttttgCTCTTCGAGTTCTTCCAACTTCTTTGTTACAAATTTATCCATATGAGGATCAATATCTCTATGATTCACCAACCACGGATGCTTTAACAACGTAGCATATGAAGGTCTCAAATCGGGGTTTTTATTTAAACAACTCTTGATAAACAATTGAGCGTCTTTAGAGAATGCTTTAGGATCCAATCTTGGAGGGTCACCGTCAACGATGGCACTTAATTGGGAAAATATGTTACCATAAGTTTCAGATGGATAAGGATAATGACCTGCTGCGATTTCCAAAATACTTAATCCTAAAGACCAAATATCGGACTGAACAGAATAGGTATTGTCGGTTGGACTTAACGACTTAATTCTTTCCGGGGCCATATAGGACTGACAACCAATATTAGTTTTCGCTAACGACGCAACTAAATTACCACTAACTCCAAAATCACATAACTTTACTTTTCCTAGAGAATTGACCAAAATGTTCGTAGGTTTCACGTCTCTGTGAATAATATTATGCTCATCcttcaattccttcaatCCTCTGATAACGCATTCGGTTATATATGCAAGACATGCTTCATCATTGACACCATCATCCTTTCCATATATCTTATCCAACGAACCTCCATCCATATACTCCATACACATATAAACAGCTCCTTCAACAAAGAAAGCTCCATAgaaatcaacaatataTGGCGAGTCACATTTATGTAAGATTTCCAATTCCATTAAGATTTGAGTGAATTTTGTTTCATCCAATTCTAATCTAACTTCTTTCATGGCCATTAGTACACCCGTTGGCTTATGCAAAACCTTCAGAACAACACCATAATTACCATGTCCTAGTTCTTCTAAGAATTCCAATTCCTCTAACGAGATCCGGAACAGCAATCCTGACAGGAAATCAATCCCCTTTGAATGTAACGAGGCCTTACCAGCAAAATTTAACGAGCCAGATTTTATATCAACGTATTTCGaataatttgcaaataATCCTTGCAACTGAGGCTTCTTGGATTGATTTGTTTCATTGTTAGTGGCCATGGTAGACGATGATCCagaagaattcaatgaTGAGATAGtcgaatttgaatttgaatttgaagtgGATTGTGGATTCATGCCACTAACTCCAGGACCTCCTGTATTAgccaaattcaatttgaagttaggtttattttttctttctgaTACTCTTCTTGTTAAGTCGCCAGTAGTGTTCATGGCATTGTTATCAAGGACACTTCCCTTTGGTGCGTTCAGAAACACCAGGCTCTCTTTACCATCACCTATAGGGCTCGTGTCATCCGGAGAGCTAGCACTAGTGGGACTACTCATTTCACTTAAATTAAGCTTCATTCCTCTTCTTTGGGATAAAGACGGCTTCTTCAGTAACTCAAATGGTAGCTGTTGTGGTTCTTGTTTCTTTAAACTCGACGTTCTAGAAATGCCTTGACCCATAACTTGACTCATAGATTGGCCCATACTTCGGTTTACACTATGGTTCGTATTCTGAATATTTTCTGTTTCCATCGGAGAAGGAATCAAGCCTGGATCGCTAGTATCTCCCAGAGAGTAAGATCTTTGTTGTAACAGCATAGTTGGCAATGTGGGTAAAGGTGGTAATGGTGGTAATGGTTTGTCTGGCGCTTCACTCAAATGGCTCgtagattttgaaattggatTCAACGCACCATGACCGCCATTCACTGGCTTTGTTCTCTTTTGTTGGAACGCCAATATCCTGGCCTGAATATCACCATTTATCTGTGAATGTGATACCCTCTGTGGCGACTGAGTGCTCTCAGTATTGACCGCCTTAGGCGTTCGGATATTTAGGTTTTCAAAACCTGGACTCAAGTTGCCCGACGTATCATTTGCATCACTCATTGACGTGTGTCGCTATTCTGTTCGTTATCTCAACTTTAACCGACGTAATGATGGCAGAATCACTCAAAATTGCTAGTACTAAATGTAGATATGTTACAATAGCACCTCGACGTCTGTCTCTATAATGTATATCCTTTTGCTTATTTGCGTTTCGCCAAATAACCAACACTGACTAGACACCTTCTGCTATTTGTGAATGGGTGTTTTGCTAAAAAATTCGAAGTATTCTGCTGTGTTAAACCCGACGGTTCTTTGTTTGTCGTCGAAATTTTCTTATTCGTTTCTTGGTTACACTAAAATGGTGTCAACGCCTGATTTGTTTTCCGAATAATCAACTTTTCCTTTGTTATAATAATACTCTTGAAATATCTATAAATCTATTCCCACGTTAACAAGCTTGTAATTTTACTAATAATACTATGTATTTTCAAGAGACTTTGTTtcagaaaattattttctgtGAGTATTGgagaatttatttttaattacTAACAGAAAACTATGAACCCAAATGAAAGCAAATATACGGATACTTGATGGAGAAAAGACCTACAAGCAGCTTACAGCGATATATGTAAACGTACATCAACGAACGTTCGAAGTAGCTAGTTCCTGTAGCAATTGCAATATGGGCCCATGCTATTGTCACTGTCCCATGCAATCCGAAAAAGCGCATTTGGGAGCTTCAATACAGGCTGAACATCAGTAACCCCTGCGTTTCTATCCACACATTTGTTATAGTAGGAACATCGAAACACCTATTGTGAATAAACCAATCGGTTGGATAACAAATCTAGTATCCGTAATTTTGTTGTAGGCGTATGTGGAGTTTAGTAACATAAACCCTAAAGTATTTAGAGGCGTCTCCCAACTACGAAACCACTGCGATCGACACCAGCAAGTTCTCCCAACTATAAAAGATGAAGCCGCGAAGTGCCATTACGACGCATCGCGTATAGCACATTTGGGGAGCTCTTTCCGCTTACAAAAATGAACGGGAATCGATTGGGACTACATATTAACGATAACTACAGGGGTATGGAACGGAATACGATATAGTTAATATAACGAATTCTCGCCCTCGACGTGGACCGTTTGGGACTCCTCGGATACCAGGGTATATTCCAGGGTGTATGATATGCCGGTCACAAGACGCCTCTAGGAGCAATCATTCGCTAGTTGAGTATAAGGATGATTAATAAGACTTGGTGAATAATAGGAGCGCGACATTGGCGACATGACGAAGAATACCTAGAGAGATACTTTCGATATTGCGACATTCCGGTTTCGTGGTAGAGATTACGGGATTGTTCGCCCAATGGGTTGATGAGCGGCTGCGAAAGTCTTATTGTTACCATGCATGTAACGCACTGtgtaaagaaaaagataatTGAGGCGTTTCAGTAAGGGTAGACTGGATAAGCCAGTAGAATCAGTTGGGTTGGGTGTGGAAGAAATACTTAATAAGGATATATGCCGTGGGCGTCCGCCTCTGATGAGTATTTTATTGCTCAATTAGTCCATGATTCTTGATTGACAGAAAAGAACAAAAGATTACTATATACGGTGCAAGCGAAACCTAGAAATAGAATTAGTTACGAGAAGGTCAATTAGGGGctttatttttgttgataaatcGGATAATTTATCAGATTAATTCCGTACAAAGTATGCAAGGCCCTATTAGTTTGGGGACGAATTAAGCagttgaaatataaatatgcCCTTAAAAAAACGCGGAACGGGATAGATAATAGGTACCGGGACCGATTGTAGGTGTTGTAGTCGCTGTAGTATACCTCATGCGTTGAAATCGATGCGCTGTGGTGAGGCAAACAGTAGTGAAAGGGGTATTGCGATAAAGACTACGACCAAATTAGGCAGCTATACTATGAAGTGCCGTGGGGGCTAGCTGTTATTTGTGCTGGATGTCAGAATCAATGCGGTATGATGACTTCTATTTTTATATACACCCTTCATGCTCGGATATATGATTTCGCCAGGGcactaatttttcaatccTGAGTCTTGTTAGAAAAGGCGTATATTCGTATAATAAGCCTCTGGTAATAGGAACTCAATACCCCCGTACTAAGTGTAGTGGATCGCCAGAAGCATTTTTTGTTTGTTGTAACGGTTAATAGACGCTATTGGACCCTACATGAGCGATGCTAGATTACACGTCCAGATCAACGATTACGATACATATCAAACACATACACTGAAGCTAgatcaattatataatgATGTTGTTCAGGTACCAATCATAAGGATTTTTGGGTCGTTGTCTGTGGGTATAGATGATGGCGATGAAAGAAGTGATAATGATCATACGAAGCATAGCGGTTCAAATAAGCCGGTCAAATTCCTCTCGTACAATGTGTTAGTTCATGTTCACAATTACTACCCGTATTTGTACGTTGACTGCTTTGAGAATGAGGCATTGTTGAGGTCGGAAAACTATATAAACCAGTTGGTGGAATACCTTGAAAATAGCTTACAGCAATCATTTCGTCGAAAGAAgggtgaagaagaagaagaagaagaagagacGATAGACGTGGATGTGGATTCGGGTGGGGGGGAAAGAAAGTTCATTGCTAAGGTGGCAATATGTAAAGGTTCTCCAATTTACGGATATCAAGTTGGATACAAGCTCTTCTACAAGATCTCGTTGCTTTCTCCGTTGTACAAGACCAGGCTTACCACGCTTTTCCATGACAAGAACATCAATATTTGCGAATTCAGCTCTAGTTTTGACAAGGGTACGAAAAAGTCGTATGCGGTAAATGTATACGAGGCACATATTCCGTATTTGCTTCAGTTTTTAGctgatttcaatttgtttGGGTGTGGGTGGTTAGAAATCGACAACACTTATTTCAGATACCCCATTTTAAACGATAATACCGATATAGACACCACTCACCTCAAATCGTATTTGAAGCTGTTCATCAACCATAACAATATACTCGAAGGACTGAAATTTGCTCGAATTGGCAGGTCTTTGTTAGAATTTGATATCAAGACAGAGAGCATTCACAACAGAAGTTATATAAAACAGCGACATTTGCACCATGAGTTCGTTGAAAATCGTAGTTTTAATTCTGGGATACCGaacaatgaaatatatttatcttcattaaatcaTATCTACAAGgatttgaaatatcaatGTGAATCAAGAGGCTCAAAAATGACTGAATCGCAGTTTTCGCAGAATAATTTAGGCTTGGGTGGAACCTTTTGGGAAAATCAATCTGAtttaaatgatttgatGAACTATGTAATTTCTCTTACTAAACCAAGCCCTACCAATAAATTGGATGcatatttcaagaaattcattGAGTCTGATAAGCTTTCTAAATTTCCAACAGCATTTGAGTTAATAGATATTGAGAAAATCTCCAGTTCGTCTGGTGgcatttcattattgaatttcaaTGACGATCTAATTAAGTGGAACGTTTATTCGTtcttatttgaagatgcaGTGATACTCAAAGATATCGCTACGCGTGAAGAAAGTGCTGTAATACgtgaagatgatattgTACCGGATTCTAAACCTTCGTTAGATTTAGAGTTCGATAGTGATGATTTCACGGATTCTGAACATGTTAATCCTGATGATAGAGTCGagaaaaatgatattgacCCTGCAGAACATGAGCGTGCTTGGAGTCAGCCTAATAAATCTGAC
Proteins encoded:
- a CDS encoding DEHA2C08404p (similar to CA1919|IPF7477 Candida albicans) produces the protein MTENADGNSSNTPSITEINDPKQLTAVYKKNGSFDQRRKLLLEDFKKSETHSNLLLKLKLMVENKIKNDPSILMKNKGKMGALIQGGIINDHMQQKTVNSKNDNSLLSIVDKDIQEKIIDSPEFHKELKDELKNTKRILLGISDEEYAKQLEEEKRQKELELEEIKRQDAEKELAYKNNFKVKNLNTSHKVTKPPRFNFSTNRNNDRHVRDNYQSPGNDISSNANKNTGNNSAGEDNKQKQNVPYLMY
- a CDS encoding DEHA2C08426p (weakly similar to uniprot|P53202 Saccharomyces cerevisiae YGR003w CUL3 Ubiquitin-protein ligase), whose protein sequence is MTEETRSEVLDFGGANSSISKTPTSSHLSNNHSRHESSLRNDNKRKKPNIKQVNKSHLSAQKEKVKILVHQVIDLILQESKLEYSFDIYYRGVESLCRFKHIEQSILADHLKLKLEDHFHYHIKPDITRILEDNSLTLSESITKYLEIYEKWKHKLQLLSKLFLYLDRCYLMQHPSRKMILELGMTLFVEGLLADNNEGTNRLADITLRKHIQLLKKVGEFEDIRDLKLAKHLSTVLVKLNFNHQIRLHTDLINSIISHYNSLKDLWIEKPETYIHIALTKISREMTFFKDCGYEREFLIEFLSKLKWILIFQNFNTMIRSCIPFMVHDKNLKQFEIIYDYCGRSLDEYQLDAMSIFVYEWGQHIIHSIKEIIDSNKSNSKKIIPLLVESNLKYKSIAGDKFNKNELFEFEVRKSFTKSFNEKKINTLIIFQLCKYCDSFFKNINKKSNKDESINLSFNEFQQHVLIIFKALNNKNDFISHYKKELSKRLLLGKSPSYSLERKLVESFLKLIGEGEETVGLQIMFKDLELSKEKYSSMTLDDSTVDFTALVLEQKHWPEMPKLDSDIILSPQLTTILDSFTALYHNSDEKLKNRTLDWSHYPLHQLTIKANFDNGEKELDVNLLQAIVILLFNDKNSYTYDEIFALSNISDKLLKKVLGSLSSDKYRILLKDNATYSFNSKFTDKATKIKITLSKDREISTGLFDSDATKALERNRSVEFRSALVRVMKSAKRISYLDLLTQTLPLVEKNGPCTIADLKSNLEYLIENEFVKRELDGQSLSYIP
- a CDS encoding DEHA2C08448p (similar to uniprot|P37299 Saccharomyces cerevisiae YHR001wa QCR10 ubiquinol--cytochrome-c reductase), whose amino-acid sequence is MVSYIRAPAYKTVKTFAGLNLPLIKQYTPNLILWGGAAAAGVATFTEGIPLFKDTFYSKIPYFGQHWIYNPDPEEVPV
- a CDS encoding DEHA2C08470p (similar to uniprot|P32463 Saccharomyces cerevisiae YKL192c ACP1 Mitochondrial matrix acyl carrier protein), translating into MFRSTLFRSLRTPLVRQPIAPAAISITKPSFVRFYAGFPALSRDLAKERIVELLEGYDKVDSAKEITEESAFVQDLGLDSLDVVEVVMEVEHEFNIQIPDHEADTLKTVGQTVDYILAQPDAC
- a CDS encoding putative mitochondrial 37S ribosomal protein MRPS12 (similar to uniprot|P53732 Saccharomyces cerevisiae YNR036C Putative mitochondrial ribosomal protein of the small subunit), which codes for MIRSLVNIYKTPIKSVSTFSRVAPVTSYLASIRSNIPINNQFSLLNQQKRYATLNQIKSGRHGKPVKPYVSKAPHLDTNPFKKGVVLRVMIVKPKKPNSAQRKCCRVRLSNGNVISCLIPGEGHNLQEHHVVLVRGGRVQDLPGVKYRLVRGAFDLAGVANRTTSRSKYGVKKPKDS